A section of the Mastomys coucha isolate ucsf_1 unplaced genomic scaffold, UCSF_Mcou_1 pScaffold15, whole genome shotgun sequence genome encodes:
- the Lrrc8a gene encoding volume-regulated anion channel subunit LRRC8A codes for MIPVTELRYFADTQPAYRILKPWWDVFTDYISIVMLMIAVFGGTLQVTQDKMICLPCKWVTKDSCNDSFRGWTASSPEPTYPNSTVLPTPDTGPTGIKYDLDRHQYNYVDAVCYENRLHWFAKYFPYLVLLHTLIFLACSNFWFKFPRTSSKLEHFVSILLKCFDSPWTTRALSETVVEESDPKPAFSKMNGSMDKKSSTVSEDVEATVPMLQRTKSRIEQGIVDRSETGVLDKKEGEQAKALFEKVKKFRTHVEEGDIVYRLYMRQTIIKVIKFVLIICYTVYYVHNIKFDVDCTVDIESLTGYRTYRCAHPLATLFKILASFYISLVIFYGLICMYTLWWMLRRSLKKYSFESIREESSYSDIPDVKNDFAFMLHLIDQYDPLYSKRFAVFLSEVSENKLRQLNLNNEWTLDKLRQRLTKNAQDKLELHLFMLSGIPDTVFDLVELEVLKLELIPDVTIPPSIAQLTGLKELWLYHTAAKIEAPALAFLRENLRALHIKFTDIKEIPLWIYSLKTLEELHLTGNLSAENNRYIVIDGLRELKRLKVLRLKSNLSKLPQVVTDVGVHLQKLSINNEGTKLIVLNSLKKMANLTELELIRCDLERIPHSIFSLHNLQEIDLKDNNLKTIEEIISFQHLHRLTCLKLWYNHIAYIPIQIGNLTNLERLYLNRNKIEKIPTQLFYCRKLRYLDLSHNNLTFLPADIGLLQNLQNLAVTANRIEALPPELFQCRKLRALHLGNNVLQSLPSRVGELTNLTQIELRGNRLECLPVELGECPLLKRSGLVVEEDLFSTLPPEVKERLWRADKEQA; via the exons ATGATTCCGGTGACAGAGCTCCGCTACTTTGCGGACACACAGCCAGCATACCGGATCCTGAAGCCATGGTGGGATGTGTTCACTGACTACATCTCCATTGTCATGCTGATGATTGCTGTCTTTGGAGGGACACTGCAAGTCACCCAGGACAAGATGATCTGCCTACCTTGTAAGTGGGTCACCAAAGACTCCTGCAACGACTCCTTCCGGGGCTGGACAGCTTCCAGCCCAGAGCCCACTTACCCTAACTCCACAGTCCTGCCGACTCCTGACACAGGCCCTACAGGTATCAAGTATGACCTAGATCGCCACCAGTACAACTATGTGGATGCTGTGTGTTATGAGAACCGCCTGCATTGGTTTGCCAAGTACTTCCCCTACCTCGTGCTCCTGCACACCCTCATCTTCCTGGCCTGTAGCAACTTCTGGTTCAAGTTCCCACGCACCAGTTCGAAGCTGGAACACTTTGTGTCTATCCTGCTCAAGTGCTTCGACTCACCGTGGACCACGCGGGCCCTTTCAGAGACAGTAGTGGAGGAGAGTGACCCCAAGCCAGCCTTCAGCAAGATGAATGGCTCCATGGACAAGAAGTCATCTACAGTCAGTGAGGATGTGGAGGCCACTGTGCCCATGCTGCAGCGGACCAAGTCACGGATTGAGCAGGGCATTGTGGATCGATCAGAGACAGGCGTGCTGGACAAGAAGGAAGGGGAGCAGGCAAAGGCACTGTTTGAGAAGGTGAAGAAGTTCCGGACCCACGTGGAAGAGGGGGACATTGTGTACCGCCTCTACATGCGGCAGACCATCATCAAGGTGATCAAGTTTGTCCTCATCATCTGCTACACCGTCTACTATGTGCACAATATCAAGTTCGATGTGGATTGCACTGTGGACATCGAGAGCCTGACAGGCTACCGCACCTACCGCTGTGCCCACCCTCTGGCCACTCTCTTCAAGATCTTGGCGTCCTTCTACATCAGCTTGGTCATCTTCTATGGCCTCATCTGCATGTACACACTGTGGTGGATGCTGAGACGCTCCCTCAAGAAGTACTCGTTTGAGTCGATCCGAGAGGAGAGCAGCTACAGTGACATCCCAGATGTCAAGAACGACTTTGCCTTCATGTTGCACCTCATTGACCAGTATGACCCTCTCTACTCAAAGCGCTTCGCTGTCTTCCTGTCTGAGGTGAGTGAAAACAAACTGCGCCAGCTGAACCTCAACAATGAGTGGACACTGGACAAGCTGCGCCAGCGCCTCACCAAGAATGCCCAGGACAAGCTGGAGCTGCATCTGTTCATGCTCAGTGGCATCCCTGACACCGTGTTTGACCTGGTTGAGTTAGAGGTCCTGAAGCTGGAACTGATCCCCGATGTGACCATCCCGCCCAGCATTGCCCAGCTCACAGGCCTCAAGGAGCTGTGGCTGTACCACACAGCAGCCAAGATCGAGGCTCCTGCCCTGGCCTTCCTGCGGGAGAATCTGCGGGCACTGCATATCAAGTTCACAGACATCAAGGAGATCCCACTGTGGATCTATAGCCTGAAGACGCTGGAGGAGCTGCACCTGACAGGCAACCTGAGTGCAGAGAACAACCGATACATCGTCATTGACGGGCTGCGGGAGCTCAAACGCCTCAAGGTGCTGCGGCTCAAAAGCAACCTGAGCAAGTTGCCGCAGGTGGTCACGGACGTGGGCGTGCACCTGCAGAAGCTGTCCATCAACAATGAGGGCACCAAGCTCATCGTCCTCAACAGCCTCAAGAAGATGGCTAACCTGACGGAGCTAGAGCTGATCCGCTGTGACCTGGAGCGCATCCCTCACTCCATCTTTAGCCTCCACAACCTGCAGGAGATTGACCTGAAGGACAACAACCTCAAGACCATTGAGGAGATCATCAGCTTCCAGCATCTGCACCGCCTCACCTGCCTTAAGCTGTGGTACAACCACATTGCCTACATCCCCATCCAGATCGGCAACCTCACCAACCTCGAGCGCCTCTACCTGAACCGCAACAAAATCGAGAAAATTCCCACCCAGCTCTTCTACTGCCGCAAGCTGCGCTACCTGGACCTCAGCCACAACAACCTGACCTTCCTCCCTGCTGACATTGGCCTCCTGCAGAACCTCCAGAACCTGGCTGTCACAGCCAATAGG ATCGAGGCGCTCCCCCCAGAGCTCTTCCAGTGTCGGAAGCTGCGGGCTCTACACCTGGGCAACAATGTACTGCAATCGCTGCCCTCGAGAGTGGGTGAGCTGACCAACCTGACGCAGATTGAGCTTCGGGGCAACCGGCTGGAATGCCTGCCCGTGGAGCTGGGAGAGTGCCCCCTGCTCAAGCGCAGTGgcctggtggtggaggaggaCTTGTTCAGCACACTGCCACCTGAGGTGAAGGAACGGCTCTGGAGAGCTGACAAGGAGCAGGCCTGA